In the genome of bacterium, one region contains:
- the folK gene encoding 2-amino-4-hydroxy-6-hydroxymethyldihydropteridine diphosphokinase, protein MMRRIAYISLGSNLGDRSQNIQQAIDYLYACPQVKILKISSLYKTEPWGPHKDQPEFLNAVIKLQTDLGPEALHRYLQEIEYKLHRKRNKKGGPRTIDLDILFFGKILIDDENLKVPHPEIANRAFVLIPLAEIAPKLYHPVLKKTIATLLSELKARARTASKKGEPFHMEKVQKIGKIKV, encoded by the coding sequence ATGATGAGACGTATTGCATATATTTCGTTAGGGTCTAACCTTGGTGACCGGAGCCAGAATATTCAACAGGCGATAGATTACCTCTATGCATGCCCGCAGGTTAAAATTTTAAAAATATCGTCTCTATATAAAACTGAACCATGGGGACCACATAAAGACCAGCCGGAATTCTTAAACGCAGTCATCAAATTGCAGACCGATTTAGGACCGGAAGCGTTACATCGATATTTGCAAGAAATAGAGTATAAACTCCATCGGAAACGGAACAAAAAAGGGGGACCGCGCACGATCGATTTAGATATCCTCTTTTTTGGTAAAATATTGATTGATGATGAAAATCTTAAGGTACCGCATCCGGAGATAGCCAACCGCGCTTTTGTTCTTATTCCATTAGCGGAAATAGCCCCGAAACTCTACCATCCAGTTCTGAAAAAAACTATCGCTACTTTACTATCCGAGTTAAAAGCACGGGCACGAACGGCGAGTAAAAAAGGTGAACCTTTTCATATGGAAAAGGTACAAAAGATTGGCAAGATTAAAGTGTAG
- a CDS encoding LL-diaminopimelate aminotransferase, with amino-acid sequence MEQKFQRAKRTEAIPPYLFFRIDQLKREAIARGIDIINLGIGDPDLPTPKHLIDKLAVAANNPLYHQYPPYEGFLTFREAVAQWYKTRFNVDLDPKTEVITLIGSKEGIGHIPLAFINPGEKVLIPDPGYPVYLSGTIFAGGKPQFYALKKRNGFLPNLSTLEKKVCPKTKLMFLNYPNNPTGATVTVSFFEQVVEFAKRHNLIICHDAAYTEISFDGYQPPSFLQAKGAKEVGIEFHSLSKTFNMTGWRIGFAVGNPEILSGLLFIKSNLDSGVFGAIQEVGIAALTGDMRSVQEMREIYQRRRDVLVSGLESCGIKVNKPLAGFYVWVAVPQGYTSMEFTEKLIQEAGIVTTPGIGFGQYGEGYIRMTLTTAESRLAEAVDRIAKIKI; translated from the coding sequence ATGGAACAAAAATTTCAACGCGCAAAACGAACCGAAGCAATCCCGCCATATTTATTTTTTCGCATAGATCAATTAAAACGGGAAGCAATAGCTCGTGGAATTGATATTATCAATCTCGGGATCGGTGACCCGGATTTACCAACCCCAAAACATCTTATTGATAAACTTGCTGTGGCTGCCAATAACCCATTATATCATCAATACCCACCGTATGAAGGATTCCTAACATTTCGAGAAGCAGTAGCCCAATGGTATAAAACGCGATTTAACGTTGACCTTGACCCGAAAACAGAAGTGATAACATTAATCGGGTCGAAAGAAGGGATCGGACATATTCCATTAGCGTTTATCAATCCAGGGGAGAAAGTATTAATTCCAGACCCGGGGTATCCGGTTTATCTATCCGGGACGATTTTTGCTGGTGGAAAACCCCAGTTTTATGCTTTAAAAAAACGAAATGGATTTCTGCCGAATCTAAGTACATTAGAGAAAAAAGTTTGTCCCAAAACCAAATTGATGTTTCTCAATTATCCAAATAATCCAACCGGAGCAACGGTCACGGTATCGTTTTTTGAACAGGTCGTTGAATTCGCTAAGCGACATAATCTCATTATTTGTCACGATGCTGCATATACCGAAATCAGTTTTGATGGATATCAACCGCCGAGTTTTCTCCAAGCAAAAGGTGCGAAAGAAGTCGGAATCGAGTTCCATTCCTTATCAAAAACATTTAACATGACCGGTTGGCGAATTGGTTTTGCTGTGGGTAATCCCGAGATATTATCAGGTTTACTTTTTATTAAAAGTAATCTTGATTCCGGAGTATTTGGTGCGATTCAAGAAGTGGGAATAGCAGCGTTGACCGGAGATATGCGAAGTGTTCAAGAGATGCGAGAAATTTATCAACGGCGACGCGATGTTTTAGTTTCTGGGCTAGAATCCTGTGGGATAAAGGTCAATAAACCGTTAGCTGGATTCTATGTTTGGGTAGCTGTCCCCCAAGGATATACATCAATGGAATTTACAGAAAAACTCATTCAAGAAGCTGGTATCGTAACAACTCCAGGAATCGGATTTGGCCAGTATGGGGAAGGGTATATTCGGATGACGTTAACTACGGCAGAATCCCGTTTAGCAGAAGCAGTTGACCGTATTGCTAAAATCAAGATATAA
- a CDS encoding type IV pilus twitching motility protein PilT, producing the protein MIDIKGLLTQTVDAGASDLHLVVDVPPMIRVDGRLIPASKTPLTRAETRAAIYSLLNDEQRSKFEREWELDFSVQLEGVGRFRVNVHKEKGNVEAAFRAIPTKILTIEELGLPPVIASFARRPNGLVLVTGPTGMGKTTTLAAMLDLISRERNCLIITIEDPIEYVLQHHKGVVKQREIAADTHSFPIALRHCLRQDPDVICIGEMRDLETISTALTAAETGHLVLATLHTPDAAQTIDRIIDVFPPYQQDQVRIQLAGCLQAIIAQQLIPKIGGGRVVAVEILAATPAVRNVIRTQKTEQIATLLQTSGEFGMQSMDKSLQNLYERGLITYDEAVSRASDPRGFVKTLTEGTQKQQR; encoded by the coding sequence ATGATTGATATCAAGGGTCTATTAACACAGACCGTTGACGCTGGAGCATCCGATTTGCATTTAGTCGTTGACGTTCCGCCGATGATTCGAGTTGACGGGCGCTTGATACCAGCGAGCAAAACGCCGTTGACTCGTGCTGAAACGCGCGCAGCTATCTACTCGTTACTGAATGATGAACAGAGGTCGAAATTTGAACGAGAATGGGAATTGGATTTTTCTGTTCAATTAGAGGGCGTCGGTCGATTCCGAGTCAATGTGCATAAAGAAAAAGGGAACGTAGAAGCGGCGTTTCGTGCGATTCCAACGAAAATATTAACGATTGAAGAACTCGGACTTCCGCCGGTAATTGCGTCATTTGCGCGCCGGCCGAATGGATTGGTATTGGTAACCGGACCTACTGGAATGGGAAAAACTACAACATTAGCTGCAATGTTAGATTTAATCAGTCGAGAACGGAATTGTCTTATCATCACCATTGAAGACCCAATTGAATATGTGCTCCAACATCATAAAGGGGTAGTGAAACAGCGGGAAATTGCTGCAGATACGCATTCATTTCCTATTGCATTACGGCATTGTTTACGGCAAGATCCGGATGTCATCTGTATAGGAGAAATGCGAGATTTAGAAACGATATCAACCGCATTAACCGCTGCGGAAACCGGGCATTTAGTTTTAGCGACATTGCATACTCCTGATGCAGCGCAAACGATAGACCGGATTATCGATGTTTTTCCACCATATCAGCAAGACCAAGTTCGCATCCAATTAGCTGGATGTCTGCAAGCGATAATTGCCCAGCAGTTAATCCCGAAAATTGGCGGCGGACGAGTTGTTGCCGTAGAAATCCTTGCGGCTACACCTGCGGTACGAAATGTTATCCGGACCCAAAAAACTGAACAGATAGCCACATTATTACAGACCAGCGGTGAATTTGGTATGCAATCGATGGATAAATCCTTGCAGAATTTATATGAACGCGGGTTGATAACCTACGATGAAGCTGTATCTCGTGCAAGTGACCCCCGAGGATTTGTTAAAACACTTACGGAAGGAACCCAAAAGCAACAACGATAG